Proteins from one Streptomyces sp. NBC_00390 genomic window:
- a CDS encoding FAD-dependent monooxygenase, producing MSKTTEEVPVLVVGGAVTGLSTAVFLGWHGIRSLVVERHPDTLSHPRSRGVNPRTVELYRQVGLEDRIWSEASLATDFSKLLMIRAETLAGPEMFSGPTDQPDPSGSVSPCEWAPIDQDRLEHLLRERAGELGAELAFSTELVSFDQDGDGVTAVLKDTGTGVERTVRAKYLVAADGSRSPIRTKLGIESDGPGEFATTVSVLFEADLSKAARGRPVGVCYLDKPAPSTILFAHDGQKRWIFATGMPPGESLDDMTEEKAVELVRAAIGEPDLEVGIIAQLPAGGAKWLSFVIGAQVARNYRQGRVFLVGDAAHLVPPTGGFGASLGIQDASNLAWKLAAVIDGEAGEELLDTYQAERHPVAWMTLQQALGMMQERTGDDAEGQDAAEAYGTTVFGYRYSAGPPVAPQNLSGEPGTRAPHLELDRSGTSISVLDLYGRSAVVVTAEEGQAWVDAAKAVADELGITLAAHRIGGAGAEFTASGSVPKTYGIEAGGAVLVRPDGFVAWRSPAGSADPKGELAAAVSQLLSRTD from the coding sequence ATGAGCAAGACCACTGAGGAGGTCCCGGTCCTCGTCGTCGGAGGCGCCGTGACCGGGCTGTCGACCGCGGTCTTCCTCGGCTGGCACGGGATACGTTCGCTGGTCGTCGAACGGCACCCCGACACCCTCAGCCACCCCCGCTCGCGCGGTGTCAACCCGCGCACCGTCGAGCTGTACCGGCAGGTCGGGCTCGAGGACCGGATCTGGTCCGAGGCGAGCCTCGCCACGGACTTCAGCAAGCTGCTGATGATCCGTGCCGAGACGCTGGCGGGCCCGGAGATGTTCAGCGGGCCGACGGACCAGCCCGACCCGAGCGGTTCGGTCAGCCCGTGCGAGTGGGCCCCGATCGACCAGGACCGGCTCGAGCACCTGCTGCGCGAGCGGGCCGGGGAGCTCGGCGCCGAGCTGGCGTTCTCCACCGAGCTGGTCTCCTTCGATCAGGACGGGGACGGCGTCACCGCCGTACTGAAGGACACCGGTACCGGCGTCGAGCGCACGGTCCGGGCGAAGTACCTCGTGGCCGCCGACGGCAGCCGCAGCCCGATCCGTACGAAGCTCGGCATCGAGTCCGACGGGCCCGGTGAGTTCGCCACCACCGTGTCGGTGCTCTTCGAGGCCGATCTGAGCAAGGCGGCGCGGGGCCGTCCGGTCGGGGTCTGCTACCTCGACAAGCCGGCGCCCTCGACCATCCTGTTCGCGCACGACGGCCAGAAGCGGTGGATCTTCGCGACCGGGATGCCGCCCGGCGAGAGTCTGGACGACATGACCGAGGAGAAGGCGGTCGAGCTGGTTCGGGCGGCGATCGGCGAGCCCGACCTGGAGGTCGGGATCATCGCCCAGCTGCCTGCGGGCGGGGCGAAGTGGCTCAGCTTCGTCATCGGCGCCCAGGTGGCTCGCAACTACCGCCAGGGCCGGGTCTTCCTGGTCGGTGACGCGGCCCATCTGGTGCCGCCCACCGGTGGGTTCGGGGCGAGCCTGGGCATCCAGGACGCGAGCAACCTGGCGTGGAAGCTCGCCGCTGTCATCGACGGCGAGGCCGGTGAGGAGCTGCTGGACACCTACCAGGCCGAGCGGCACCCGGTCGCCTGGATGACGCTCCAGCAGGCCCTCGGGATGATGCAGGAGCGCACCGGGGACGACGCCGAGGGCCAGGACGCGGCCGAGGCGTACGGCACCACGGTGTTCGGCTACCGCTACAGCGCGGGACCGCCGGTCGCGCCGCAGAACCTCAGCGGCGAGCCGGGGACCCGGGCGCCGCATCTGGAGCTGGACCGCTCCGGCACGAGCATCTCGGTGCTCGACCTGTACGGGCGCTCCGCGGTCGTCGTCACCGCCGAGGAAGGACAGGCGTGGGTGGACGCGGCGAAGGCCGTCGCCGACGAGCTCGGCATCACCCTGGCGGCGCACCGTATCGGCGGCGCGGGGGCGGAGTTCACCGCGTCCGGCAGCGTGCCGAAGACGTACGGCATCGAGGCCGGCGGCGCGGTCCTGGTGCGTCCCGACGGATTCGTGGCCTGGCGCTCGCCTGCCGGCTCCGCCGACCCGAAGGGTGAACTGGCCGCCGCAGTCAGCCAGTTGCTGTCCCGTACCGATTGA
- a CDS encoding methyltransferase: MTQTSPDVSTSAGIIRLSNAFCDAKALLTAVELDLFTTLHNKGTSTEEEIRKELGLHGRGLSDWLNLLTALGLLERSDGGYRNAKGADTYLVRGERTWVGGFLERSNRNLYPAWGRLGEALRTGEQQSGSHFDVVVQNPHILKQFVHMMDALTHVVGPELVGKFDWSTSQSVLDVGGARGNLCSIIVKNQPHLEGHVFDLPPMEPLFDEHVGSYGLTGKVHFHGGSFFTDPLPVKADVVTMGHVLHDWDRTQRGELVAKAFDAVNPGGALIVYDRMLDDEPDHVENLVISLDMLLVTDGGSEYPTSELLEHAKNAGFASTEVKPLSDYDTVVICRKAA; encoded by the coding sequence ATGACGCAAACCAGCCCGGACGTCAGCACGTCGGCCGGAATCATCCGGCTGAGCAACGCGTTCTGCGACGCCAAGGCGCTGCTGACCGCTGTCGAACTGGACCTGTTCACGACGCTGCACAACAAGGGGACCTCCACCGAGGAGGAGATCCGCAAGGAGCTCGGCCTGCACGGACGCGGGCTGAGCGACTGGCTGAACCTGCTGACGGCGCTCGGTCTGCTGGAGCGTTCCGACGGCGGCTACCGCAATGCCAAGGGCGCGGACACCTACCTCGTGCGCGGTGAGCGCACCTGGGTCGGCGGCTTCCTCGAGCGCTCCAACCGCAACCTGTACCCGGCGTGGGGCCGGCTCGGTGAGGCCCTGCGCACCGGTGAGCAGCAGTCCGGCAGCCACTTCGACGTCGTGGTCCAGAACCCTCACATCCTCAAGCAGTTCGTCCACATGATGGACGCCCTGACCCATGTCGTGGGCCCCGAGCTGGTGGGCAAGTTCGACTGGTCGACCTCCCAGTCCGTCCTGGACGTGGGCGGTGCGCGCGGCAATCTCTGCTCGATCATCGTGAAGAACCAGCCGCATCTGGAGGGGCACGTCTTCGACCTGCCTCCGATGGAGCCGCTCTTCGACGAGCACGTGGGGAGCTACGGGCTCACCGGCAAGGTCCACTTCCACGGCGGCAGCTTCTTCACCGACCCGCTGCCCGTGAAGGCTGACGTGGTGACCATGGGCCACGTGCTGCACGACTGGGACCGCACGCAGCGCGGCGAGCTGGTGGCCAAGGCGTTCGACGCGGTCAACCCCGGCGGCGCGCTCATCGTCTACGACCGGATGCTCGACGACGAGCCGGACCACGTCGAGAACCTGGTGATCAGCCTGGACATGCTGCTCGTGACCGACGGCGGTTCCGAGTACCCGACCTCCGAGCTCCTGGAGCACGCGAAGAACGCCGGCTTCGCCTCGACCGAGGTCAAGCCGCTCAGCGACTACGACACGGTCGTCATCTGCCGCAAGGCCGCGTGA
- a CDS encoding Scr1 family TA system antitoxin-like transcriptional regulator, with protein sequence MQRREQVQFDSGQQRLGVAERVAQPDDSGRRADVRAGLRHAQDSFQHGAWPGARPLGRRIPFPGLRSPQEGLGQQAAGRDRGTGAAAGETDTAAGRCADARQVARTDGYERCSTPWALTLRSGGEHPARLWAILDEAVLRRTVGPAEVMHDRPRAPASSCTSLCSSCRCRPAHTPDAGGR encoded by the coding sequence GTGCAGCGTCGTGAACAGGTCCAGTTCGACAGCGGTCAGCAGCGCCTTGGCGTCGCAGAACGCGTTGCTCAGCCGGATGATTCCGGCCGACGTGCTGACGTCCGGGCTGGTTTGCGTCATGCGCAGGACTCCTTCCAACACGGCGCATGGCCTGGCGCCAGGCCGCTTGGGCGGAGAATCCCGTTTCCCGGGTTGAGGTCACCTCAAGAGGGACTGGGGCAGCAGGCCGCGGGTCGCGACCGAGGAACAGGCGCAGCGGCAGGGGAGACGGACACAGCCGCAGGCCGCTGCGCCGACGCACGTCAGGTCGCCCGCACCGACGGGTACGAGAGGTGCTCGACACCCTGGGCACTCACGCTCAGATCGGGCGGCGAGCATCCGGCCCGACTCTGGGCGATCCTCGACGAAGCGGTGCTGCGCCGGACGGTCGGCCCGGCGGAGGTGATGCACGACCGTCCGCGGGCGCCGGCGAGCAGCTGCACATCACTGTGCAGCTCCTGCCGTTGTCGCCCGGCGCACACCCCGGACGCAGGAGGTCGCTGA
- a CDS encoding ArsR/SmtB family transcription factor, with protein sequence MLGRSRTLLLTELETPASTTELAHRTGLSPAGVSQNLTALRDAGLVSAHRAGRSVLYARTSIADSLLAE encoded by the coding sequence GTGCTCGGCCGCTCCCGGACCCTGCTGCTGACCGAACTGGAGACCCCGGCCTCCACCACGGAACTGGCCCACCGTACGGGGCTCTCCCCGGCAGGGGTGTCCCAGAACCTCACCGCGCTGCGCGACGCGGGCCTGGTCAGCGCACACCGAGCGGGCCGCTCGGTGCTCTACGCCCGCACCTCGATCGCTGATTCCCTCCTCGCCGAGTGA
- a CDS encoding aldo/keto reductase, translating into MPQTGEALVPGAVPRDRDQAISVVRRAVELGVNHIDTAAFYFSPLRSANELISRALAPYPDDLVITTKVGPGRAPSGEWLPHATPDQLRGQVEQNLRQLGRDHLDVVNLRIIGTDSIVERFGALAELRDAGLIRHLGISNVTPEHLAEARAIAPVVCVQNQYGIGVRPDHDEFVRACGERGVAFVPFYSIAGTGRQAGASGAESDEVLAVAQAHGASAAQVRLAWTLHRGPHVLAIPGTGDLDHLVANVAAGALRLSEDELAALDCLHRRGA; encoded by the coding sequence CTGCCCCAGACCGGCGAGGCGTTGGTGCCCGGCGCCGTACCGCGCGACCGGGACCAGGCGATCAGCGTGGTGCGCCGCGCGGTCGAGCTCGGCGTGAACCACATCGACACCGCCGCGTTCTACTTCTCGCCCCTGCGATCCGCCAACGAACTGATCAGCCGGGCCCTGGCCCCGTACCCGGACGATCTCGTCATCACCACCAAGGTCGGGCCGGGCCGCGCTCCTTCGGGCGAGTGGCTGCCCCACGCCACCCCGGACCAGCTGCGCGGCCAGGTCGAGCAGAACCTGCGTCAGCTCGGCCGCGACCACCTCGACGTGGTGAACCTGCGCATCATCGGAACCGATTCGATCGTCGAGCGCTTCGGCGCACTGGCCGAACTGCGCGACGCCGGGCTCATCCGCCACCTGGGCATCTCCAACGTCACCCCGGAACATCTCGCCGAGGCCAGGGCCATCGCGCCGGTGGTCTGCGTACAGAACCAGTACGGCATCGGAGTGCGGCCCGACCACGACGAGTTCGTGCGTGCCTGCGGTGAGCGGGGCGTCGCGTTCGTGCCGTTCTACTCGATCGCCGGCACCGGGCGCCAGGCGGGCGCGAGCGGCGCCGAGAGCGACGAGGTACTCGCCGTCGCACAGGCGCACGGTGCGAGCGCGGCGCAGGTGCGACTGGCGTGGACGCTGCACCGCGGGCCGCATGTGCTGGCCATTCCCGGTACGGGCGACCTGGATCATCTCGTCGCCAACGTGGCCGCAGGCGCACTGCGCCTCTCCGAGGACGAACTGGCCGCCTTGGACTGCCTGCACCGGCGCGGAGCGTGA
- the accC gene encoding acetyl-CoA carboxylase biotin carboxylase subunit, translating into MTVTFDTILVANRGEIALRVIRTCKEMGIRTVAVHSTADKDSAHVRAADTAVQIGPGMPRKSYLSAPAIIEAAIRTGADAVHPGYGFLSEDPDFAEICADNGLVFIGPRPEVLSRLGDKAVARELMTDAGLPVLPGSPGTVDSAAEATDLAARIGFPLIIKAAAGGGGRGMTVVRQQSDLLPAYRQTRATAQAVFGDNRVYLERFCDSARHIEVQVLADGQGSVLHLGERDCSVQRRHQKLIEESPGPGLHKELTAAMARAAVRGARAVGYTGAGTFEFLVHDEGFSFMEMNCRIQVEHPVTEAVFGVDLVREQIRVAAGQALGYAQEDLVPRGAAVECRVNAEDPARNFAPCPGTLEEFVPPGGPFVRVDTHGYAGWRVPSQYDSLLAKVITWAPEREAALDRMDRALAEFRISGPGVHTTIPLLRDVIADPAFRNGKHDTSFLDARP; encoded by the coding sequence GTGACCGTGACCTTCGACACCATCCTGGTGGCCAACCGCGGCGAGATCGCGCTGCGCGTGATCAGGACCTGCAAGGAGATGGGCATCCGGACCGTCGCCGTGCACTCCACCGCCGACAAGGACAGCGCGCATGTGCGCGCCGCCGACACCGCGGTACAGATCGGCCCCGGCATGCCGCGCAAGAGCTACCTCTCCGCGCCCGCGATCATCGAGGCGGCCATCCGCACCGGGGCCGACGCGGTCCATCCCGGCTACGGATTCCTCTCCGAGGACCCCGACTTCGCCGAGATCTGCGCCGACAACGGACTGGTGTTCATCGGCCCGAGGCCCGAGGTGCTCTCCCGGCTCGGTGACAAGGCCGTCGCCCGGGAGCTGATGACCGACGCCGGGCTGCCCGTGCTTCCCGGCAGCCCCGGCACCGTCGACAGCGCCGCCGAGGCCACCGACCTCGCCGCGCGCATCGGCTTCCCGCTCATCATCAAGGCCGCGGCGGGCGGGGGTGGCCGCGGCATGACAGTCGTACGGCAGCAGAGCGACCTGTTGCCCGCCTACCGCCAGACCAGGGCCACCGCACAGGCCGTCTTCGGCGACAACCGGGTCTATCTGGAGCGCTTCTGCGACAGCGCCCGCCATATCGAGGTACAGGTACTCGCCGACGGCCAGGGCAGCGTCCTGCACCTCGGCGAGCGCGACTGCTCCGTGCAGCGCCGCCACCAGAAACTCATCGAGGAGAGCCCCGGACCCGGGCTGCACAAGGAACTCACCGCCGCCATGGCCCGGGCCGCGGTACGCGGCGCCCGCGCGGTCGGCTACACCGGCGCCGGCACCTTCGAATTCCTCGTCCACGACGAGGGGTTCTCCTTCATGGAGATGAACTGCCGCATCCAGGTGGAGCATCCGGTCACCGAGGCCGTCTTCGGCGTCGACCTGGTGCGCGAGCAGATCCGGGTCGCCGCCGGGCAGGCCCTCGGCTACGCCCAGGAGGACCTCGTACCGCGCGGCGCGGCCGTCGAATGCCGGGTCAACGCCGAGGACCCGGCCCGCAACTTCGCCCCGTGCCCGGGCACGCTCGAGGAATTCGTGCCGCCCGGCGGGCCGTTCGTCCGCGTCGACACCCACGGCTACGCCGGCTGGCGGGTGCCCTCGCAGTACGACTCCCTGCTCGCCAAGGTCATCACCTGGGCGCCCGAGCGGGAAGCGGCCCTGGACCGGATGGACCGGGCACTGGCGGAGTTCCGGATCTCCGGGCCCGGCGTGCACACGACGATTCCGCTGCTGCGCGACGTCATCGCCGACCCCGCCTTCCGCAACGGAAAGCACGACACATCGTTCCTGGACGCGCGCCCCTGA
- a CDS encoding methyltransferase family protein, protein MTQTSPDVSTSAGIIRLSNAFCDAKALLTAVELDLFTTLHNKGTSTEEEIRKELGLHGRGLSDWLNLLTALGLLERSDGGYRNAKGADRRGAGGGGGCLAPRRGPGHRGTAHPGGSTRANWVGDGATDR, encoded by the coding sequence ATGACGCAAACCAGCCCGGACGTCAGCACGTCGGCCGGAATCATCCGGCTGAGCAACGCGTTCTGCGACGCCAAGGCGCTGCTGACCGCTGTCGAACTGGACCTGTTCACGACGCTGCACAACAAGGGGACCTCCACCGAGGAGGAGATCCGCAAGGAGCTCGGCCTGCACGGACGCGGGCTGAGCGACTGGCTGAACCTGCTGACGGCGCTCGGTCTGCTGGAGCGTTCCGACGGCGGCTACCGCAATGCCAAGGGCGCGGACCGGCGCGGGGCCGGCGGCGGAGGCGGCTGCCTCGCGCCACGCCGTGGCCCCGGGCACCGCGGGACGGCTCACCCAGGCGGATCTACGAGAGCCAACTGGGTCGGCGACGGAGCTACCGACCGCTAA
- a CDS encoding ATP-binding protein: MARYGFETNIPELTRRLGLNLYNDPTISLRELLQNANDACILAEGLLGAPKGRIDISVDSKNHRLSITDSGIGMDERCLKEVLSTIASSTKAELRKELERKHFKPARGIAGQFGIGFLSTFIIADDVHIETRHQQESGPGSLWHSKGDGYYDLRPSPKPLSRGTTVTLVLKEEFRNKINTMTITEALAKYCPFIRTPYYINSSALPANHELPPWSDTDNQGLADAYLRSNFNRRPLVNFYIDHDGPVIIGSESVPHLSISGYLAIPDQQFWSEEPRVYTSGLYVGEIRDGLPSWARFVLGGIECPDLDLTLGRDDVMKNTTWKAVKKVVAGKLTQAMVRDLSDRRSRIRQRWNSVFDIHAEDIMRSAVEDARYGEGDFYRAVRDIIPFRIGGERMSLATAITQGKCIEEGGKKVLFYFAQGFRRHESAGVQESLLFDERGLHFIDARNFYERDFLQQYGADNSSLALVPIEDGLEYVLNFECDADDARIISETCRALGYNARLSKFEPSELAGVIVPVGDQDGHDRELDWSTPEGREEVIQLLVGAASPGNYRPYTLCINANNILVQEILRYTREHGVDSHIKLALKQIYFMSVLVFGDANTRVIAEMAPSLSSLMLSFLRRSTDLDSELARLRQMVSEAQKRVGEKEAELLRSGILKREDGTVFLAYGYDEPTAQLVQTFKHLLQDRGISVIDGQVDAAGSLSEQILRRIRSSSMFVGVLTPRDKIAGDGGSIASTWVIEEKGAARACGIPVLLIVDKGVAQQFYGNLEGDNVRIAVGDQPADWVDAFRRATNMIVETLRQTSNHD; encoded by the coding sequence ATGGCGCGTTACGGCTTCGAAACGAACATTCCCGAACTGACCCGCCGCCTAGGTCTAAATCTCTACAACGATCCCACCATTTCACTGCGAGAACTCCTGCAGAACGCCAACGACGCATGCATCCTCGCGGAGGGGCTCCTGGGTGCACCAAAAGGACGCATCGACATTTCTGTCGACTCCAAGAATCACAGGTTATCAATCACTGACAGCGGAATCGGGATGGATGAAAGGTGTCTCAAAGAGGTATTGAGCACCATCGCGTCGTCCACGAAGGCAGAGCTTCGAAAGGAGTTGGAGAGGAAGCACTTCAAGCCGGCGCGAGGAATCGCCGGGCAGTTCGGCATCGGCTTTCTTTCCACATTTATCATCGCCGATGATGTTCACATTGAAACTCGCCATCAGCAAGAAAGCGGGCCTGGGTCCTTGTGGCACTCGAAAGGAGACGGCTACTACGATCTGCGGCCGAGCCCGAAGCCTTTGTCCCGAGGCACGACCGTCACACTTGTCCTTAAGGAGGAGTTCCGCAACAAGATCAACACCATGACCATCACCGAGGCGCTTGCGAAGTATTGCCCGTTCATTCGAACGCCCTACTACATCAACAGCTCGGCTCTACCGGCAAACCATGAACTGCCGCCCTGGAGTGATACAGACAATCAAGGTCTTGCCGACGCCTATCTGCGTTCGAATTTCAACAGACGGCCGCTGGTCAACTTCTACATCGATCACGATGGCCCGGTTATCATCGGCTCAGAATCCGTACCGCACCTGAGTATCTCCGGATACCTCGCCATCCCTGATCAGCAGTTTTGGAGTGAAGAGCCTCGGGTTTATACGTCTGGTCTCTACGTCGGCGAGATCAGGGATGGCCTTCCCTCATGGGCACGCTTCGTTCTCGGGGGTATCGAGTGCCCAGATCTTGACTTGACGCTTGGCCGCGACGACGTGATGAAGAACACGACATGGAAGGCGGTCAAGAAGGTTGTAGCGGGAAAGCTGACTCAAGCCATGGTGCGTGACCTATCAGACCGTAGATCCCGGATACGGCAGCGCTGGAACAGCGTATTTGATATCCACGCAGAAGACATCATGCGATCCGCAGTGGAAGATGCGCGCTATGGCGAGGGAGATTTCTACCGGGCAGTGCGAGACATCATCCCATTCCGCATCGGCGGGGAACGGATGTCCCTTGCAACTGCAATTACGCAAGGAAAGTGTATCGAAGAGGGCGGCAAGAAGGTTCTCTTCTACTTCGCACAGGGATTCCGACGCCATGAAAGTGCAGGGGTGCAGGAAAGCCTGCTCTTCGATGAACGCGGGCTCCACTTCATCGACGCGCGAAACTTCTATGAGCGCGATTTTCTCCAGCAATACGGGGCTGACAACTCGTCTCTTGCGCTGGTCCCCATAGAGGACGGACTTGAGTATGTCCTGAACTTCGAGTGCGACGCTGATGACGCCAGGATCATCTCAGAGACCTGCCGCGCACTCGGTTACAACGCCCGGTTGAGTAAATTCGAGCCCTCGGAGCTGGCTGGGGTGATCGTACCGGTTGGCGACCAGGACGGCCATGACAGAGAGTTGGACTGGTCCACGCCCGAGGGGCGGGAGGAAGTCATACAGCTACTCGTGGGCGCAGCCAGTCCGGGAAACTATCGCCCTTACACCCTGTGCATCAATGCCAACAATATCCTGGTGCAGGAAATCCTGCGCTATACCAGAGAACACGGTGTTGACTCGCACATAAAATTGGCGCTGAAGCAAATCTACTTCATGTCGGTCCTGGTGTTCGGTGACGCGAACACTCGTGTCATCGCTGAAATGGCGCCCAGTCTGTCCAGCCTGATGCTCAGTTTCCTGCGGCGCTCAACGGATCTGGATTCAGAGTTGGCTCGGCTGCGCCAAATGGTCTCCGAGGCCCAGAAGCGAGTAGGGGAAAAGGAAGCAGAGCTTCTCAGGAGTGGGATATTGAAGAGGGAAGACGGAACGGTATTTCTCGCCTATGGGTACGATGAGCCGACAGCTCAACTTGTCCAAACGTTCAAGCATCTGCTTCAGGACCGAGGGATATCGGTCATCGACGGACAGGTGGACGCCGCCGGATCGCTGTCTGAGCAAATACTTCGCCGGATCAGGTCTTCTTCCATGTTCGTCGGCGTCCTGACGCCTCGCGACAAGATAGCGGGCGATGGGGGGTCAATCGCTTCCACTTGGGTAATCGAAGAGAAAGGAGCTGCGCGCGCATGCGGAATCCCTGTCCTGCTCATCGTCGACAAGGGCGTAGCCCAACAATTCTACGGTAACTTGGAAGGCGACAACGTCCGAATTGCAGTCGGCGATCAACCTGCAGACTGGGTCGATGCCTTTCGCAGGGCGACCAATATGATCGTGGAGACTCTGCGTCAGACGTCGAATCACGATTGA
- a CDS encoding SDR family NAD(P)-dependent oxidoreductase: MAVVPRTALVTGGNRGLGLAVATLLHAQGHRVVVAAREEETARKTAEMLGGSARGVGLDITDADSVARAVECTGPVDVLVNNAGVQLDWGKAPSEVGLELVEQTLQVNLLGSWRVAQAYVPRMVRAGWGRVVNVSSGTGTFTIGIAPQCPAYSVSKASLNALTVMLAKETEGSGVLVNAVNPGLVRTRMRPEAEQSPEAAAEAVVRAANLPDDGPSGILFRRDAVVGW, translated from the coding sequence ATGGCTGTTGTTCCCCGCACCGCGCTCGTGACCGGCGGCAACCGCGGACTCGGTCTGGCGGTCGCGACGCTGCTGCATGCCCAGGGACACCGGGTGGTGGTGGCCGCTCGGGAGGAGGAGACGGCCCGCAAGACGGCCGAGATGCTGGGCGGGAGCGCACGGGGCGTCGGGCTGGACATCACCGACGCCGACTCCGTGGCACGTGCCGTGGAGTGCACCGGGCCGGTGGACGTTCTCGTCAACAACGCGGGTGTGCAACTCGACTGGGGCAAGGCGCCTTCGGAGGTCGGGCTGGAGCTGGTGGAGCAGACGCTGCAGGTCAATCTGCTGGGTTCCTGGCGGGTCGCGCAGGCGTACGTGCCGCGGATGGTCCGGGCCGGCTGGGGGCGTGTCGTCAATGTCTCCAGCGGCACGGGGACCTTCACCATCGGCATCGCGCCGCAGTGCCCCGCGTACTCGGTGTCCAAGGCCTCCCTGAACGCCCTGACGGTGATGCTGGCCAAGGAGACGGAGGGATCGGGAGTGCTGGTCAACGCGGTCAATCCGGGTCTTGTCCGCACCCGGATGCGCCCGGAGGCCGAGCAGTCCCCCGAGGCCGCCGCCGAGGCCGTCGTCCGCGCGGCGAACCTGCCCGACGACGGGCCCTCCGGGATTCTGTTCCGCCGCGATGCAGTCGTCGGCTGGTGA
- a CDS encoding FAD-dependent monooxygenase produces the protein MYDVKIPVLIVGGGPVGLSTALFSGRRGVRTMLLEKRDSTSMLPRAPGLQARTMELFRAAGLGKDIRALEMGDSHAYFEGGIIKVDTFADIDNAELLESPSLDGETVSPERVMGCGQDRYEKVLVAKAKEYGADVRFNTKLISFEQDADGVTAIAEEGETGKRITIRADYLVGADGAGSRIREALGVKRVGRGTVFNALSIYFRAPELEVLLKDTKFILCYASAGGTLMGLSRLHGCDPWLAAPIYYPEKGEKPEDYTDERCIEIVRRASGKDIDVEIMDKVPWQGAQLVSETFRAGRVFLAGDAAHVHPPAGGFGANTGIHDAHNLSWKLAAVQHGWGTEALLDTYDAERRPLGTAMSEQALVRNRIRHGYSTEQDRADFVDDVIITLGYRYRSTSIVGAEGAKVLTPDLELTGEPGTRAPHVWLGRGDETISTIDLFWDSFVLLTGPEGGAWAQAAAPLAEKLGIPLRTHTIGKGAELTPTDRDWAEVYGIGAGGAVLVRPDAFVSWRSEGGADDPQSVLADVLARASGVETAAVTAP, from the coding sequence ATGTATGACGTGAAGATCCCGGTGCTGATCGTCGGTGGTGGTCCCGTTGGCCTGTCCACGGCGCTGTTCAGCGGCCGGCGTGGCGTGCGGACGATGCTCCTGGAGAAGAGGGACAGCACCTCCATGCTCCCCCGCGCTCCCGGTCTGCAGGCCCGCACCATGGAACTGTTCCGCGCAGCGGGACTCGGGAAGGACATCCGTGCGCTCGAAATGGGTGATTCCCACGCCTACTTCGAGGGCGGGATCATCAAGGTCGACACGTTCGCGGACATCGACAACGCGGAGCTGCTGGAGTCGCCGTCACTGGACGGCGAGACGGTCAGCCCCGAGCGGGTGATGGGCTGTGGCCAGGACCGGTACGAGAAGGTGCTGGTGGCCAAGGCCAAGGAGTACGGCGCGGACGTCCGCTTCAACACCAAGCTGATCTCGTTCGAGCAGGACGCCGACGGCGTCACCGCCATCGCCGAGGAGGGGGAGACCGGCAAGCGGATCACCATCCGTGCCGACTACCTCGTGGGCGCCGACGGAGCGGGCAGCCGCATCCGTGAGGCCCTCGGCGTCAAGCGCGTCGGCCGTGGCACGGTCTTCAACGCCCTGAGCATCTATTTCCGGGCGCCCGAGCTCGAAGTGCTGCTCAAGGACACCAAGTTCATCCTGTGCTACGCCTCCGCGGGTGGCACGCTGATGGGCCTGTCCCGGCTGCACGGCTGCGACCCGTGGCTGGCCGCGCCCATCTACTACCCGGAGAAGGGCGAGAAGCCCGAGGACTACACCGACGAGCGGTGCATCGAGATCGTCCGCCGGGCCTCGGGCAAGGACATCGACGTCGAGATCATGGACAAGGTGCCGTGGCAGGGCGCCCAGCTGGTCTCGGAGACCTTCCGCGCCGGCCGTGTCTTCCTCGCCGGCGACGCCGCCCACGTACACCCCCCGGCCGGCGGCTTCGGTGCCAACACCGGTATCCACGACGCGCACAACCTGTCGTGGAAGCTTGCCGCAGTCCAGCACGGATGGGGCACCGAGGCGCTGCTCGACACCTACGACGCCGAGCGGCGTCCGCTGGGCACCGCCATGTCGGAGCAGGCGCTGGTGCGCAACCGCATCCGGCACGGGTACTCCACCGAGCAGGACCGCGCGGACTTCGTCGACGACGTGATCATCACGCTGGGTTACCGGTACCGCTCCACCTCCATCGTCGGGGCCGAGGGCGCCAAGGTGCTCACCCCGGATCTGGAGCTGACCGGCGAGCCGGGCACCCGGGCGCCGCATGTCTGGCTCGGGCGGGGCGACGAGACGATCTCCACGATCGACCTGTTCTGGGACTCGTTCGTGCTGCTGACCGGTCCCGAGGGCGGCGCCTGGGCGCAGGCCGCGGCACCGCTCGCGGAGAAGCTCGGCATTCCGCTGCGTACGCACACCATCGGCAAGGGCGCGGAGCTCACGCCCACCGACCGCGACTGGGCCGAGGTCTACGGAATCGGCGCGGGCGGCGCGGTGCTGGTACGCCCGGATGCCTTCGTCTCCTGGCGG